In Phocoena sinus isolate mPhoSin1 chromosome X, mPhoSin1.pri, whole genome shotgun sequence, a genomic segment contains:
- the LOC116747613 gene encoding putative P2Y purinoceptor 10 gives MGSNSTSNAETHCNVTNLTFQYSLYATTYILIFIPGLLANSAALWVLCRFISKKNKAIIFMINLSVADLAHVLSLPLRIYYYISHHWPFQRALCLLCFYLKYLNMYASICFLTCISLQRCFFLLKPFRARDWKRRYDVGISAAVWVIVGTACLPFPIIRSTDLANNTESCFADLGYRKMNAMALVGMITAAELAGFVIPVVIIAWCTWKTTISLRQPPVAFQGISERQKALRMVYMCAAVFFICFTPYHINFIFYTMVKETIISSCPIVQSSLYFHPFCLCLASLCCLLDPILYYFMASEFRDQLSRHGSSVTRSHLMSRESGSSMIG, from the coding sequence ATGGGCAGCAACAGTACCAGCAATGCTGAGACTCACTGCAATGTCACTAATTTGACATTTCAATACTCCCTCTATGCCACCACCTACATCCTCATATTCATCCCTGGTCTACTGGCCAACAGTGCAGCCTTGTGGGTTCTGTGCCGCTtcatcagcaagaaaaataaagccatcatTTTCATGATCAACCTCTCTGTGGCTGACCTTGCTCATGTGCTGTCCTTACCCCTCCGGATTTACTATTACATCAGCCACCACTGGCCTTTCCAGAGGGCCCTTTGCCTGCTGTGCTTCTACCTAAAGTATCTCAACATGTATGCCAGCATTTGTTTCCTGACATGCATCAGCCTTCAGAGGTGCTTCTTTCTCCTCAAGCCTTTCAGGGCCAGAGACTGGAAGCGTAGGTATGATGTGGGCATCAGTGCTGCCGTCTGGGTCATCGTGGGGACTGCCTGTTTGCCATTTCCCATCATAAGAAGCACAGACTTAGCCAACAACACTGAGTCCTGCTTTGCTGATCTTGGTTACAGGAAAATGAATGCAATGGCTTTGGTTGGGATGATTACAGCTGCTGAGCTGGCAGGATTTGTGATCCCAGTAGTCATCATTGCATGGTGTACCTGGAAAACCACTATATCCTTGCGACAACCACCAGTGGCTTTCCAGGGAATCAGTGAGAGGCAGAAAGCACTGCGGATGGTTTACATGTGTGCTGCAGTCTTCTTCATCTGTTTCACTCCCTAtcatattaactttattttttacaccatggtaaaggaaaccatcattaGCAGTTGTCCCATTGTCCAAAGCTCACTGTATTTCCACCCTTTTTGTCTATGCCTTGCAAGTCTCTGCTGCCTTTTGGATCCAATTCTCTACTACTTCATGGCTTCAGAGTTTCGTGACCAACTATCCCGCCATGGCAGCTCCGTGACTCGTTCCCACCTAATGAGCAGGGAGAGTGGTTCATCAATgattggttaa